The following are encoded together in the Cicer arietinum cultivar CDC Frontier isolate Library 1 chromosome 2, Cicar.CDCFrontier_v2.0, whole genome shotgun sequence genome:
- the LOC101511499 gene encoding putative pentatricopeptide repeat-containing protein At1g26500 — MLLRRTTALVFSNNLQPLRRHFTNSISPVNQDELLRVCTILYQQQNSPDSRLHSKLTSSNFNLTHEFFLQVCNNFPYSWRPVYRFFLFTQQNPNFIHSPVSFNKILDVVSKSRNIDLFWNILCETARRHFVNDKTFVIALKTLGGARELKKCVEVFHLMNSNGYGYSVERLSKVVEEMCRVKLVEEARFVVFKLKDYVKVDGVVYKHLISGFCDKGDLIEASKIWNLMVDEGFEPDVDAVEKFMETFFKVNQFGEGLKLFQTMRLKRIDELGVSTYRVVIKWLCKKGMVSHALELFDEMRERGVRVDNLTLGYVVYGLLAKHRVREAYQIVERIDVVDISVYHGLIKGLLKLRRASEATQVFREMIKKGCEPNMHTYIMLLQGHLGRRGRKGNDPLVNFDTIFVGGLVKVGQSREGIKYVERVMDRGMEVPRFDYNKFLHYFSNEEGVVMFEEVGKKLREVGLVDLADILERYGQKMATRDRRRNRFTIIEDTSNE; from the coding sequence atgCTTCTCCGGCGAACAACCGCACTTGTATTCTCAAACAACCTTCAGCCTCTCCGCCGCCACTTCACCAACTCAATTTCACCAGTAAACCAAGACGAACTCCTCCGCGTCTGCACCATTCTCTACCAACAACAAAACTCACCCGATTCACGTCTCCACTCAAAACTGACCTCTTCCAACTTCAATCTTACCCACGAATTCTTTCTCCAAGTTTGCAACAACTTCCCTTATTCATGGCGTCCCGTTTATCGCTTCTTCCTCTTCACAcaacaaaaccctaatttcattCACTCCCCTGTTTCCTTCAACAAAATCCTCGACGTCGTTTCAAAGTCTCGTAACATTGATCTGTTCTGGAACATTCTTTGTGAAACGGCGCGTCGTCATTTCGTTAATGATAAGACGTTTGTTATTGCTTTGAAGACTCTTGGTGGTGCTAGAGAGCTTAAAAAGTGTGTTGAGGTTTTTCATTTGATGAATTCAAATGGGTATGGTTATAGTGTTGAGAGATTGAGTAAAGTTGTTGAGGAAATGTGTAGGGTTAAGCTTGTTGAAGAAGCAAGGTTTGTTGTTTTCAAGTTGAAAGATTATGTTAAGGTTGATGGGGTTGTTTATAAACATTTGATTAGTGGGTTTTGTGATAAGGGTGATTTAATTGAAGCTTCCAAGATTTGGAATTTGATGGTGGATGAGGGTTTTGAACCTGATGTTGATGCTGTTGAGAAGTTTATGGAGACGTTTTTTAAGGTTAATCAATTTGGTGAGGGTTTGAAGCTTTTTCAAACAATGAGATTGAAGAGAATTGATGAACTTGGTGTTTCGACTTATAGGGTTGTGATTAAGTGGTTATGTAAAAAGGGGATGGTTTCTCACGCACTGGAATTGTTCGACGAAATGCGCGAGAGAGGTGTTAGGGTCGATAACTTGACATTGGGATATGTTGTTTATGGGCTTTTAGCAAAGCATAGGGTTAGAGAGGCTTATCAAATTGTGGAAAGGATTGATGTGGTGGATATAAGTGTTTATCATGGATTGATAAAAGGGCTTTTGAAGTTGAGAAGGGCGAGCGAAGCGACACAAGTGTTTAGGGAGATGATAAAGAAAGGTTGTGAACCGAATATGCATACTTATATAATGCTGTTGCAGGGTCATTTGGGGAGGAGAGGAAGGAAAGGGAATGACCCTCTTGTGAATTTTGATACTATTTTTGTTGGTGGTTTGGTGAAAGTTGGACAGTCAAGGGAAGGTATTAAGTACGTGGAGAGGGTGATGGATAGAGGGATGGAAGTGCCAAGGTTTGACTATAACAAATTTTTgcattatttttcaaatgaagaAGGTGTGGTAATGTTTGAGGAGGTAGGAAAGAAGCTGAGGGAAGTAGGGTTGGTTGATTTGGCTGATATACTTGAGAGATATGGACAGAAGATGGCAACTAGAGATAGGAGGAGGAACAGATTTACAATAATTGAAGATACTAGTAATGAGTAA